One Herbaspirillum rubrisubalbicans genomic window carries:
- a CDS encoding acyl-CoA dehydrogenase family protein, whose protein sequence is MPIDFQLSESQKALQAGARTFAADVLSKVAPTIAALVKPDERFYATRPFYQAMADAGFVKALLPESFGGTAMSTLDFALAAEELTAADVNLPSALLGTGLGLHAVVHHGTPEQKQRFLPDFIEDGSRLAALAFTEVTGGANYDSTDPSVGVQTFARLEGDEWVINGAKHYTTNGTGWDGKGAHLYSVICRTDPALPPQQSLAVIMVPGDAPGIEIVSLLDTMGHRATISPRIHFNNVRVPASNIVGKPGDGITMLEGAFSWTAALIGAACVGVMRAAFDIALKFAHSDRRSGTVPVIEHQNVGFMLADIKMRIEAARYLTWKSCHQLDLTEGRSRELAVITKTYCSELCVQVVYDAMRVVGVDAYTDLYPLAGLMQDALCFPLYDGGNMGVRRRQLHTLLRSKDYDAMASAEARG, encoded by the coding sequence ATGCCCATCGATTTCCAACTCTCTGAATCCCAGAAGGCTTTGCAGGCAGGGGCGCGCACCTTCGCCGCCGACGTCCTGAGCAAGGTCGCGCCAACCATCGCTGCGCTAGTGAAGCCGGATGAACGCTTCTATGCAACGCGACCGTTCTACCAGGCCATGGCCGATGCCGGCTTTGTCAAGGCGCTGCTGCCGGAGTCCTTCGGCGGTACAGCAATGAGCACCCTGGACTTCGCCCTGGCCGCAGAGGAGCTCACTGCTGCGGATGTCAACCTCCCTAGCGCGTTGCTGGGCACCGGTCTGGGACTGCATGCGGTTGTGCATCATGGCACGCCTGAACAGAAACAGCGTTTCCTGCCGGACTTCATCGAAGATGGCTCACGCCTGGCCGCACTTGCATTTACCGAGGTCACCGGCGGCGCCAACTATGACAGCACCGATCCTTCCGTGGGAGTGCAAACCTTTGCCCGTCTGGAGGGTGATGAATGGGTCATCAACGGTGCCAAGCACTACACCACCAACGGCACCGGCTGGGATGGCAAGGGGGCGCATCTGTATAGCGTCATCTGTCGTACCGATCCCGCATTGCCTCCCCAGCAATCGCTGGCGGTGATCATGGTGCCGGGTGATGCCCCGGGTATCGAGATCGTTAGCCTGCTCGACACCATGGGCCATCGTGCGACGATCTCGCCACGCATTCATTTCAACAATGTGCGCGTTCCTGCGTCGAACATCGTGGGCAAGCCCGGCGATGGCATCACGATGCTGGAGGGCGCTTTTTCGTGGACAGCGGCACTGATCGGCGCGGCCTGCGTGGGCGTGATGCGCGCCGCCTTTGACATTGCCTTGAAGTTCGCGCACAGCGACCGCCGCTCTGGCACGGTGCCAGTGATCGAACATCAGAACGTCGGTTTCATGCTGGCCGATATCAAGATGCGCATCGAGGCTGCCCGCTACCTGACCTGGAAATCCTGCCATCAACTCGACCTGACCGAGGGCCGCAGCCGCGAGTTGGCGGTCATTACAAAAACCTATTGTTCTGAATTGTGCGTGCAAGTGGTCTATGACGCGATGCGCGTCGTCGGCGTGGACGCCTACACCGACCTCTACCCGCTGGCCGGCCTGATGCAAGATGCCCTGTGCTTCCCTCTCTACGACGGCGGCAATATGGGCGTGCGCCGTCGGCAGCTTCACACGCTGCTGCGCTCCAAGGACTACGACGCGATGGCCTCCGCC